A window of Haliscomenobacter hydrossis DSM 1100 contains these coding sequences:
- a CDS encoding T9SS type A sorting domain-containing protein yields MRKLLLSLLCITLCATAVIQAQNNCCVGENLGGICLGEDNCESFVPRNCDTLNNRCFQKWWTWPGTAITAEDYVPSNLVSSRRYEGSRALHMKPDANGATPDVVKDLFDLSSGIHRLSWKMYVPSGKTGYFNIQHDFRRLMRGQPNWAYQVFFTPDGSVQVRVGAEGTFRVASFKPDCWLKVTQVINLDRDSVHFFLNNRLVARWKFSFGVVDLDNDNRGDQKIVDRKLGAIDFYANTGFEYYIDKICYQQAPTFTGGPCPTQGQSSYCLGGVTPYSPANACGLPAYDGYVEGEEVFAGACNPGVSACADAIPIACGQSLSNQTTGGIGAKNTFSSKDFSSCVATQNAYGGNDKVYRITITEPTNLQATLNILDVGRNLDMFLLSSCLTYPLATTSQPECAYCLASSTNNNLSNPEESFSIFLEPGTYYLVVDAPQAGVSARFNLALSCGCSCVEGGDTPLGPNVLCENFDVYNNGNLVGQSPRWKLWDAASNDGLIVATTDRAGKALRIQRAATAPDVLFPLGNRTTGRYRLSFNVFVTKGASGYYNIQHTDAGGANPNWAFEIDFQSNSLGRLIVAKRVVGTFYYKNGDWNKTVQIIDLDKDKAELWINDQMVHSWRFSQGTAGDLKQLGAINFYANTGNDILVDNICMFAKETSCTDASLNPVCLSDGRSYRNETQARCDLYTSAELGACISVCDLGGTMIYRGDRFSGTLTTTDQAPNLSWQDSCVTATFAQQSLDSLFGHSYVFYNDEANPFSISLNATNGARAFIYRCSQDGVSSNSARFRCIGRDGETFSQKGYFYVLIMGPKSNSTYAFSVLPEASCRLNPTEIACNVPLANTLSGASRYSIGVGGSNVYQTCYQGGRTYAGSDREFSFRLTKPGKVSVSIQGQAGLGVFLYDFLCGKNCIGFAETNDQGALARTDTMMLNAGVYYVIVDQAISGSNGAFTLTVNCSDYTKTNFLKETGAATCAVNSSGRHNVVFRSLRNSRINGQRLNVNDQLHFFYQKNNRGDLLSTTANWTGTELQVSLPQDAIGDTLKCGYFPDELLKIRLSRNNVSYDITPQYQPIDGVGVTAGNRFAGGGTSLITELSNCCAPHSLRVSPSHRELNGQGGLAEFKVASNMAWTVRKAGASPWIKISTEAGFANDILRVEIDPNNTNADRQDTLFVLGPDNEIQKVVVAQSRSSCAAVAVNLGPDRQICRGQALNLTATGVGNFLWSTGQTGAAISVNPQVNATYAVTITQNGCSGVDEVNVTVNEIPVVDLGQDLQLCSGDNIVFVATGGDSYRWSNGATTATISVRPIQNSTFAVTVTQGGCTGTDQVSVTLEEAPQVSMSANQTICTGQSAVLTASGGASYLWNNGRTSSTISVSPNTNTAYTVTVTNGNCSAIGRTNVNVTPGPTVTSSIDITICEGESPTLAAAGTAPFRWSTGATASSITVSPTTTTTYGVSVSANGCEASDNVTVTVIPKSNINAGQDQVICSGQVANLVASGASGNYRWSNGGTSASIQVQPTTPTEYTVSVSKDGCTSTDKVIVDVNATPLANAGADQTITCTATQVRLDGSKSASGIQIRYQWAELDDGRIISGFTTNSAVVNRPGNYSLLVTNSITGCSSTDQVSVGGSEPVEVSSIQLLEVRCFGEATGSANLTVRGGQAPYTYTWSNGASTNVVRSLKGGIYTVTIADQGICRDTVEVEIKQPERLEITKIRVIPAPSGNVGGIDISVAGGLPPYDFRWFRGSTLLSATEDLMSIGIGEYIVEVYDANNCSYRSDPITVGRTTGLADLNLAQAAKLYPNPTDGKTMLDIELPKAEQLTLELYDRLGRKLEQRKLDSSTRFLETFDLSARAAGLYYLRMVTKDGFAVKEVIKQ; encoded by the coding sequence ATGAGAAAACTTTTACTCTCCCTGCTGTGCATCACGCTGTGCGCTACGGCAGTCATTCAAGCCCAAAACAATTGCTGCGTTGGTGAAAACCTGGGAGGCATCTGCCTCGGGGAAGACAATTGTGAAAGCTTCGTTCCCCGCAATTGTGATACCCTCAACAACCGTTGTTTTCAAAAATGGTGGACCTGGCCAGGAACGGCCATTACCGCAGAAGACTATGTGCCGTCCAATCTGGTTTCCTCGCGTCGCTATGAAGGTAGCCGTGCTTTGCACATGAAACCCGATGCCAATGGTGCAACCCCCGATGTGGTCAAGGATTTGTTTGATCTTTCGAGTGGCATCCACCGTTTGTCCTGGAAAATGTATGTGCCCAGTGGCAAAACAGGCTACTTCAACATCCAGCACGATTTTCGCCGTTTGATGCGGGGCCAGCCCAACTGGGCTTATCAGGTCTTCTTCACCCCCGATGGGTCTGTGCAGGTACGCGTTGGTGCCGAAGGTACGTTTAGGGTAGCCTCCTTCAAACCCGATTGTTGGCTCAAAGTGACGCAAGTCATCAACCTGGATCGCGACAGTGTGCATTTTTTCCTCAACAATCGTTTGGTGGCGCGCTGGAAGTTCAGTTTTGGGGTAGTAGATCTCGACAACGACAACCGCGGGGACCAAAAGATTGTGGACCGCAAACTTGGGGCCATCGACTTTTATGCCAATACCGGTTTTGAATACTACATCGACAAAATTTGTTACCAACAAGCCCCCACTTTTACGGGAGGCCCTTGCCCTACTCAGGGGCAAAGCAGTTATTGTCTGGGAGGGGTGACGCCCTATTCCCCGGCAAACGCCTGTGGGCTACCGGCCTATGATGGCTACGTGGAAGGCGAAGAAGTATTTGCCGGGGCCTGTAATCCGGGTGTCTCCGCCTGTGCCGATGCCATCCCGATTGCCTGTGGGCAAAGTTTAAGCAATCAAACCACTGGAGGAATCGGGGCTAAAAATACTTTCAGCTCCAAAGATTTTTCTTCTTGTGTCGCCACCCAAAACGCATATGGTGGCAATGACAAAGTATACCGCATTACCATCACGGAACCCACCAACCTCCAGGCTACCTTGAATATTCTGGATGTGGGCCGAAACCTGGATATGTTTTTGCTGAGCAGTTGCCTTACCTACCCCCTGGCAACAACCAGCCAACCCGAATGTGCGTATTGTTTGGCATCGAGTACCAACAACAACCTGAGCAACCCCGAAGAGAGTTTCAGCATTTTTCTTGAGCCTGGTACTTATTATTTGGTGGTTGATGCTCCGCAAGCCGGAGTCAGCGCCCGTTTTAATCTGGCCCTATCCTGTGGGTGCAGTTGTGTCGAGGGAGGCGATACCCCTTTGGGTCCGAACGTACTTTGTGAGAATTTTGATGTGTACAACAATGGCAATCTGGTCGGCCAAAGTCCCCGTTGGAAACTCTGGGATGCAGCCTCCAATGATGGCCTCATTGTTGCCACCACCGATCGGGCCGGAAAAGCATTGCGCATTCAACGGGCGGCCACCGCTCCAGACGTTTTATTCCCCCTGGGCAACCGCACTACTGGTCGCTATCGCTTATCTTTCAATGTATTCGTTACAAAAGGAGCATCCGGTTATTACAACATTCAACATACCGATGCGGGTGGCGCCAATCCAAACTGGGCCTTCGAGATCGATTTTCAATCCAATAGCCTGGGACGACTCATTGTCGCCAAGCGGGTAGTTGGAACTTTTTACTATAAAAATGGAGACTGGAACAAGACGGTACAAATCATCGATTTGGACAAAGACAAAGCCGAACTCTGGATCAATGATCAAATGGTGCATTCCTGGCGCTTTAGTCAGGGTACGGCAGGGGACTTAAAGCAATTGGGTGCCATCAATTTTTACGCCAATACGGGCAATGATATCCTGGTAGACAACATTTGTATGTTTGCCAAAGAGACTTCCTGCACCGATGCTTCCTTAAATCCGGTTTGCCTGAGCGATGGCCGCAGCTACCGCAATGAAACCCAGGCCCGTTGTGACCTGTATACCTCCGCTGAATTGGGCGCATGTATTTCGGTATGCGACCTGGGAGGTACCATGATTTATCGGGGCGATCGCTTTTCGGGTACGCTGACCACTACGGATCAAGCGCCCAACTTGTCCTGGCAAGATTCTTGTGTTACTGCCACGTTTGCGCAGCAAAGCCTGGATTCTTTATTTGGCCACAGTTACGTTTTTTACAACGATGAGGCCAATCCATTCAGCATCAGCCTCAACGCCACCAATGGTGCCCGCGCCTTTATTTATCGCTGCTCTCAAGATGGGGTCAGCAGCAATAGTGCCCGCTTCCGCTGCATTGGACGCGATGGAGAGACTTTTTCCCAAAAAGGTTATTTCTATGTGCTCATCATGGGACCCAAGAGCAACAGCACTTACGCCTTTTCGGTATTACCCGAAGCGAGTTGTCGCCTGAATCCCACTGAAATTGCCTGCAATGTTCCTTTGGCCAACACACTCAGTGGAGCCAGTCGGTATAGCATCGGAGTAGGCGGTAGTAATGTGTACCAAACTTGCTACCAGGGTGGGCGAACCTATGCTGGCTCCGATCGGGAGTTTTCATTCCGACTCACCAAGCCTGGCAAAGTAAGTGTCAGCATCCAGGGGCAAGCCGGCCTCGGCGTCTTTTTGTACGACTTTTTGTGTGGAAAAAACTGCATCGGTTTTGCTGAAACCAACGACCAGGGTGCGCTGGCCCGCACGGATACCATGATGCTCAATGCCGGGGTATATTACGTGATTGTTGATCAGGCGATCAGCGGTTCCAACGGGGCTTTCACTTTGACCGTAAATTGCAGCGATTATACCAAAACCAACTTTTTGAAAGAAACTGGAGCGGCGACTTGTGCCGTCAATTCCAGCGGCCGCCACAACGTGGTCTTCCGTTCATTGCGCAACAGCCGCATCAATGGCCAACGCCTGAATGTCAACGATCAGCTGCACTTTTTTTACCAAAAAAACAATCGGGGTGATTTGTTGTCCACTACGGCCAATTGGACCGGCACCGAACTACAAGTTTCCTTACCCCAGGACGCCATCGGAGATACCCTCAAATGTGGATATTTCCCCGACGAGTTGCTCAAAATCAGGCTAAGCCGCAACAATGTTTCTTACGACATCACGCCGCAGTATCAGCCCATTGATGGCGTCGGTGTCACCGCAGGAAATCGCTTTGCTGGCGGAGGCACTAGCTTGATCACCGAACTCAGCAATTGTTGTGCACCACACAGTTTGCGGGTTTCACCTTCACACCGGGAACTTAACGGACAAGGGGGCCTTGCGGAATTCAAGGTAGCCTCCAATATGGCCTGGACTGTGCGCAAGGCCGGGGCTTCGCCCTGGATTAAGATCAGCACGGAAGCTGGATTTGCCAACGACATCCTGCGGGTGGAAATTGATCCCAATAACACCAATGCCGATCGTCAGGATACCCTCTTTGTACTCGGTCCAGACAATGAAATTCAAAAGGTGGTGGTGGCGCAAAGCCGTAGTTCTTGCGCAGCAGTTGCCGTAAATCTGGGTCCCGATCGCCAGATTTGCCGGGGCCAAGCCCTCAATTTGACCGCTACAGGCGTAGGAAATTTTCTTTGGAGTACCGGCCAAACTGGCGCTGCCATTAGTGTAAATCCGCAAGTAAATGCAACTTACGCGGTAACCATTACCCAAAACGGCTGTTCAGGTGTAGATGAAGTAAACGTAACCGTAAACGAAATCCCGGTAGTAGACCTAGGGCAAGATTTGCAGTTGTGCTCGGGTGACAACATTGTTTTTGTGGCCACAGGTGGAGATTCTTACCGCTGGAGCAATGGCGCAACTACCGCAACCATTTCGGTACGCCCTATACAAAATTCAACTTTTGCCGTTACAGTAACCCAAGGTGGCTGTACTGGTACCGATCAGGTTAGCGTGACCCTGGAAGAAGCGCCACAGGTGAGCATGTCTGCCAACCAGACCATTTGTACCGGACAATCGGCTGTCCTCACTGCTTCCGGGGGTGCATCCTACCTCTGGAACAATGGCCGTACCTCTTCTACCATTTCTGTATCGCCCAACACAAATACAGCTTATACCGTGACCGTAACCAATGGCAATTGTAGTGCCATTGGCCGTACAAATGTCAATGTTACTCCGGGGCCTACCGTCACGTCTAGCATCGACATCACCATTTGTGAGGGGGAAAGCCCAACCTTGGCGGCTGCGGGTACTGCCCCTTTCCGCTGGAGTACTGGTGCTACAGCTTCAAGCATTACGGTTAGTCCTACCACCACCACTACTTATGGAGTTTCGGTGAGTGCCAATGGTTGTGAAGCCAGCGACAATGTAACGGTGACGGTGATACCCAAATCGAACATCAATGCCGGACAAGATCAAGTCATTTGTTCAGGGCAGGTAGCCAACCTGGTGGCTTCAGGTGCGAGTGGTAATTACCGTTGGAGCAACGGGGGGACTTCTGCATCCATACAAGTACAACCCACCACTCCCACCGAATATACGGTGAGCGTGAGCAAAGACGGCTGTACCAGTACCGATAAAGTGATTGTGGATGTAAACGCCACGCCTTTGGCCAATGCTGGCGCTGACCAAACCATCACTTGTACCGCCACGCAGGTACGCCTCGACGGCAGCAAGTCCGCTTCGGGTATTCAAATCCGTTATCAATGGGCAGAACTGGACGATGGGCGCATCATTTCCGGGTTTACCACCAATTCCGCAGTGGTCAACCGCCCCGGCAATTATAGCCTTCTGGTGACCAACTCCATTACGGGTTGTTCGTCTACCGACCAAGTTAGTGTCGGTGGTTCGGAGCCAGTTGAAGTTTCCTCCATTCAACTTCTGGAAGTGCGTTGCTTTGGCGAAGCCACTGGTTCGGCAAATTTGACGGTCAGGGGGGGACAAGCGCCCTATACCTACACCTGGAGCAACGGGGCCTCGACCAATGTGGTCCGTAGCTTGAAAGGAGGCATATACACCGTAACCATAGCCGATCAAGGCATTTGCCGCGATACGGTCGAGGTAGAAATTAAACAACCTGAGCGCCTCGAAATCACCAAAATCCGCGTCATTCCTGCGCCTTCGGGCAATGTGGGTGGCATTGACATTTCGGTGGCGGGTGGTTTGCCACCTTATGATTTCCGTTGGTTTAGAGGCAGTACGCTCCTGAGTGCCACCGAAGATTTGATGAGCATTGGTATCGGGGAATACATCGTTGAAGTGTACGACGCCAACAATTGCTCTTACCGCAGCGATCCGATCACCGTGGGTAGAACTACGGGGTTAGCCGACCTTAACCTGGCTCAGGCCGCGAAATTGTACCCGAATCCTACCGATGGAAAAACCATGTTGGACATTGAACTCCCCAAAGCGGAGCAACTAACGCTGGAATTGTACGACCGCCTGGGCCGCAAACTGGAGCAACGCAAATTGGACAGCAGCACCCGGTTTTTGGAAACTTTTGACCTGAGTGCTCGCGCCGCGGGTTTGTACTACCTGCGGATGGTGACTAAGGATGGTTTTGCGGTGAAAGAGGTGATTAAGCAGTGA
- a CDS encoding LytR/AlgR family response regulator transcription factor, protein MKVLIIEDELPAARRIEQLIRQQRSNVEVLAVIDSISEAIKWFAQNEAPELILMDIHLADGLSFDIFHAIQIHSMVIFTTAYDQYAIRAFKVNSIDYLLKPIDAQELKNALDKYDQMRSNTQKFDYSIINDLFDNLKNRNFRERFLVKYGNAFTYIQAQDIRYCFAEDSLVFARVMDGKKYALDHTLEQLEQLLNPSHFFRINRKIVLHIDAVEKIHPYFNNRLKLELQPSPGFDILVSRERVQDFKNWIDQ, encoded by the coding sequence ATGAAGGTTCTAATTATTGAGGATGAATTGCCCGCAGCCCGCAGAATTGAACAATTGATCCGGCAACAACGCTCCAATGTAGAAGTACTGGCAGTGATTGATTCGATTTCGGAAGCCATCAAATGGTTTGCCCAAAACGAAGCTCCTGAGCTCATTTTGATGGACATCCATTTGGCCGATGGCTTGAGTTTCGACATTTTCCATGCCATCCAGATTCATTCCATGGTCATTTTTACTACCGCCTATGACCAGTACGCCATTCGTGCTTTTAAAGTGAATAGTATTGATTATTTGTTGAAGCCCATCGACGCTCAAGAATTGAAAAATGCGCTGGACAAATACGACCAGATGCGGAGCAATACCCAGAAATTTGACTATTCGATCATCAATGACCTGTTTGACAACCTCAAAAACCGCAATTTCCGGGAAAGGTTTTTGGTCAAATACGGCAATGCATTCACCTATATCCAGGCACAAGATATCCGGTATTGTTTTGCTGAAGACAGCCTGGTGTTCGCACGGGTGATGGACGGCAAAAAATATGCGCTTGACCACACCCTCGAACAATTGGAGCAATTGTTGAATCCCAGCCACTTCTTTAGGATCAACCGCAAGATCGTGTTACACATCGATGCGGTAGAAAAAATCCATCCGTACTTCAACAACCGACTTAAACTGGAATTACAGCCCAGTCCTGGGTTTGACATCTTGGTAAGCCGGGAAAGGGTACAGGATTTTAAAAACTGGATAGATCAATAA
- a CDS encoding M56 family metallopeptidase has product MESTHTDALIYATGWTVIHSLWQALAIALVLSIVLISTPRRLAHWRYSCAGIALLLVLLAGSATFYHYFNQALANIGEEVTYPLMQFSISAGTANESFWALWQARFTAYFNQHLPLIVTVWLCGLSFFILRMLGGLAYIRQLRHQGTMPVQEEWEEVLRELAHKLGIKRSVGLMESLRVQAPVVIGHFKPLILLPIGLLAGLNVNQVEAILAHELAHIHRRDYLLNILQTLIEALFYFNPGVWWISTCIRVEREHCCDDIAVNLCQNNLEYAKALVSIKELHRGATPQMAMAALGKKKLLLTRIQRILHQPVNTSDMSEKIMVTGMLAFMLVCLNLKAERKAPVTNWERASTSTTAAIVTPAIQPAADTLPDGKITIRTNRDGKKIEAKLLDRKIQELIVDGKEVPAAEYKGYEETLNEIVASVPPPPPPPHFPGVAPRVPGEVPHPNIPNPPKVLLPPKGEGYYYYNKGDEQIIIEMPKNRMGFNYDFKFKDGRNFDFKFKDDGPPFGSDRTIVIDGMDSTEVAFFREPFKFKNFERFNIKMDSMRIKMDTAQLRRLKLELGQMGHLKKELREKFEKLGHKIDKGEFLNYAPHMKMDPNFHFEMRTPGPPNMKRFGSTKDRIEQTLINDELIKVEGRYTFELTDKYLKIDGKKMPDTLFEKYRKLYEESTGIKLETESKVLLSN; this is encoded by the coding sequence ATGGAAAGCACCCACACAGACGCACTGATTTACGCCACGGGTTGGACGGTCATCCACTCCTTGTGGCAGGCTCTGGCCATCGCTTTGGTATTGTCCATTGTACTGATCAGTACCCCACGGCGCCTGGCGCATTGGCGCTACAGCTGCGCTGGGATCGCCCTTCTGTTAGTTTTGCTGGCGGGTAGTGCCACCTTTTACCACTACTTCAATCAAGCCTTGGCCAACATCGGGGAAGAGGTGACTTATCCGCTGATGCAATTTTCGATCAGTGCAGGCACTGCAAATGAAAGTTTTTGGGCCTTGTGGCAAGCCCGCTTCACCGCCTATTTCAATCAACACCTGCCCCTGATTGTTACGGTTTGGTTGTGTGGCCTGAGCTTTTTTATCCTGCGCATGTTGGGCGGGCTGGCTTACATCCGGCAATTGCGCCATCAAGGCACCATGCCTGTGCAGGAAGAGTGGGAAGAAGTGCTGCGGGAACTCGCTCACAAGCTCGGGATCAAGCGCAGCGTAGGCCTGATGGAATCCCTACGGGTGCAGGCCCCGGTGGTCATTGGGCATTTCAAACCCTTGATTTTGTTGCCGATTGGTCTTTTGGCTGGTTTGAACGTCAACCAGGTGGAAGCCATTCTGGCGCACGAATTGGCGCACATTCACCGCCGCGATTACCTCTTGAACATCCTGCAAACCTTGATCGAAGCCCTCTTTTATTTCAATCCGGGCGTATGGTGGATTTCCACTTGTATTCGGGTAGAACGCGAGCATTGCTGCGACGACATTGCGGTCAATCTTTGCCAAAACAACCTCGAATACGCCAAGGCACTGGTCAGCATCAAAGAACTTCATCGGGGTGCAACCCCCCAAATGGCCATGGCTGCACTGGGTAAAAAGAAATTGCTGCTTACCCGCATTCAACGCATTTTACATCAACCAGTAAATACATCCGACATGAGTGAAAAAATAATGGTAACCGGCATGCTGGCTTTTATGTTGGTTTGCCTGAACCTGAAAGCGGAGCGCAAAGCGCCCGTTACAAATTGGGAACGAGCCTCCACATCTACAACAGCTGCTATCGTGACGCCAGCTATCCAACCAGCCGCTGATACGCTACCCGATGGCAAAATCACCATCCGTACCAATCGCGACGGCAAAAAAATTGAAGCCAAGTTACTCGATCGAAAAATTCAGGAATTGATTGTGGATGGCAAGGAAGTACCCGCAGCGGAGTACAAAGGCTACGAAGAAACCCTCAATGAAATTGTTGCTTCAGTGCCGCCACCACCGCCACCGCCTCATTTCCCTGGTGTTGCACCTAGAGTGCCCGGTGAAGTGCCACATCCAAATATACCTAATCCCCCCAAGGTACTGCTCCCTCCCAAAGGCGAAGGCTATTATTACTACAACAAAGGGGATGAACAAATCATCATTGAAATGCCAAAAAACCGCATGGGGTTCAACTATGATTTCAAATTTAAGGACGGGCGCAATTTTGATTTCAAATTTAAGGATGACGGGCCTCCTTTTGGTTCGGACCGCACCATTGTCATTGATGGCATGGACTCTACCGAAGTAGCTTTTTTTAGAGAACCGTTCAAATTCAAAAATTTTGAACGCTTCAACATCAAGATGGATTCCATGCGCATCAAGATGGATACTGCTCAATTGCGGCGCTTAAAGCTGGAGTTGGGGCAAATGGGGCACCTCAAAAAAGAGTTACGGGAAAAATTTGAAAAATTAGGGCATAAAATAGATAAGGGGGAATTTCTCAACTATGCTCCACATATGAAAATGGATCCTAACTTCCACTTTGAAATGCGTACACCCGGCCCGCCCAACATGAAGCGTTTCGGCAGCACCAAAGACCGCATCGAACAAACCTTGATCAATGATGAACTCATCAAAGTAGAGGGGCGGTATACTTTTGAGTTGACCGACAAGTACCTGAAAATTGATGGCAAAAAAATGCCAGATACCCTTTTTGAAAAATACCGCAAACTCTACGAGGAAAGTACCGGCATAAAATTGGAAACCGAGAGCAAGGTTTTGCTCAGTAATTAA
- a CDS encoding BlaI/MecI/CopY family transcriptional regulator produces the protein MKQQEIPQPTEAELELLTVLWSLGTATVREINDKLNERRTDGKEVGYTTSLKLLQIMVEKGLAQRNTDNRTHVYEAAYAQDEVQRNLLQRLADSAFEGSAMQMVMQVLGNHDASTEELDEVKALIEKVEELRKLKS, from the coding sequence ATGAAGCAACAAGAGATACCACAACCCACCGAAGCCGAACTGGAACTCCTGACCGTACTTTGGTCTCTAGGTACGGCCACCGTCAGAGAGATCAACGACAAGCTCAACGAGCGGCGTACAGATGGCAAAGAAGTCGGTTACACCACCTCTTTGAAACTCTTGCAAATCATGGTAGAGAAGGGCCTCGCCCAACGCAATACCGACAACCGCACCCACGTCTACGAAGCAGCCTATGCCCAGGATGAAGTACAGCGCAACCTGCTCCAGCGCCTGGCCGACAGTGCTTTTGAGGGTTCGGCCATGCAAATGGTGATGCAGGTATTGGGCAACCACGACGCCTCGACGGAAGAATTGGATGAAGTAAAAGCGCTAATTGAAAAAGTTGAAGAGTTGAGGAAGTTGAAGAGTTGA
- a CDS encoding DUF2141 domain-containing protein has product MMNFLLIFLFPLFQTEQSGLLQVKVTNVQEHKGSIRMAVYNHEKSFPSESHSFRGGVLSLAPGIAHTLSCHNLPFGQYAIAVYQDLNNNGKMDKNGLGIPTEPYAFSNNVRVKWRSPRFGEAAFVFGQARQELVLSLKRWSEY; this is encoded by the coding sequence ATGATGAATTTTTTGCTGATTTTTCTTTTCCCACTATTTCAGACCGAACAAAGTGGTCTGTTGCAGGTCAAAGTCACGAATGTGCAAGAACACAAAGGCAGCATTCGGATGGCCGTGTACAACCATGAAAAGTCATTTCCCAGTGAATCCCATAGCTTTCGCGGGGGGGTGCTATCCCTTGCACCCGGCATTGCTCATACCCTCTCTTGCCACAACCTGCCCTTCGGCCAATACGCCATAGCCGTCTACCAGGATCTGAACAACAATGGCAAAATGGACAAAAATGGCCTGGGTATCCCGACCGAACCTTACGCGTTTTCAAATAATGTGCGGGTGAAATGGCGGAGTCCACGATTTGGAGAAGCAGCGTTTGTTTTTGGTCAGGCGAGGCAGGAGTTGGTGTTGAGTTTAAAGCGGTGGTCGGAGTATTGA
- a CDS encoding sensor histidine kinase, producing the protein MKQKKGERPSTREILGFDDRLAIAIAVPILGMIIPFLLFEHFAYTNFVNFFPMWAMSCVYTISYWLAVRTVIIRKRISYPHPNQIGKRIGFSILMIVPAYLILNFLLDYLHEFVLQYADHPQPSEVTTNLISIFLIALFWSIYESIYMYHGWKNSLNEAERLKREFVQAQLDGLKSQVNPHFLFNSLNTLVYIIPEDPDKAVEFVQKLAKVYRYILEIQERRLIPLWEEMEFLESFIFLHKERFCDNLRLSIDVPKSERNHLIVPLSLQLLFENAIKHNIISREKPLSISLKVEEGKRLVIRNTLQLRSNPEPGTKTGLANIQSRYEYFSDQPVVIEETEQEFVVSLPLIQEAIIAVA; encoded by the coding sequence ATGAAGCAAAAAAAAGGGGAACGACCAAGCACCCGTGAAATCCTCGGGTTCGACGACCGATTGGCCATCGCCATTGCCGTACCCATCCTGGGCATGATCATCCCCTTTTTGTTGTTTGAGCATTTTGCCTATACCAATTTTGTGAATTTTTTCCCGATGTGGGCCATGTCCTGCGTGTATACCATCAGTTACTGGTTGGCCGTGCGCACCGTGATCATTCGCAAACGGATCAGTTACCCACATCCCAATCAAATCGGCAAAAGAATAGGTTTTTCGATCCTGATGATCGTTCCGGCTTATTTGATATTGAATTTTCTCCTCGACTACCTCCATGAGTTTGTTTTACAGTATGCGGACCACCCCCAACCCTCCGAAGTGACCACCAACCTGATTTCTATTTTCCTGATTGCCCTCTTTTGGTCCATCTATGAGAGCATCTACATGTACCACGGTTGGAAAAATTCACTCAATGAGGCCGAGCGCCTCAAACGAGAATTTGTACAGGCACAGTTAGATGGGCTCAAAAGCCAGGTCAATCCGCATTTTTTGTTCAATAGCTTGAATACCCTCGTTTACATCATCCCCGAAGACCCCGATAAGGCCGTAGAGTTTGTGCAAAAACTGGCCAAAGTGTACCGCTACATCCTCGAAATCCAGGAGCGACGGCTGATTCCCCTCTGGGAAGAAATGGAATTTTTGGAGTCCTTTATCTTTTTACACAAAGAACGTTTTTGTGACAATCTGCGCCTGAGCATTGATGTGCCCAAATCCGAGCGCAATCACCTCATCGTGCCACTTTCTTTACAACTTTTGTTCGAAAATGCCATCAAACACAACATCATTTCGCGGGAAAAACCCCTCAGTATCTCCCTAAAAGTGGAAGAGGGCAAGCGGCTGGTGATCCGCAATACCTTACAACTGCGCTCCAATCCCGAACCCGGCACCAAAACCGGTTTGGCCAATATCCAAAGCCGTTACGAGTACTTTTCTGATCAGCCAGTGGTGATTGAGGAGACGGAGCAAGAGTTTGTAGTGAGTTTGCCCTTGATTCAGGAGGCGATCATTGCGGTGGCGTAA